The Pseudomonas benzenivorans region AGGTGGGGCAGAAGGCCACGGCCGAACCGGTCTCGGCCAGGCGTCGGCACTCCTCGTCACACAGGTGTACGCCGTGGGCGAACACCGAGCGGGCACCGATCAGTCGATGGTGGTCGTAGACGTCCAGGTAACCCTGACGCTCGGGGAAGAGCGCCTTCACCCACTCGATCTCCTTGCGGTTCTCGGACAGGTGGGTGTGCATGTACAGGTCCGGGTACTCGTTGAAGAGCTTGCCGGCCAGCGCCAGCTGTTCCGGCGTGCTGGTGGGGGCGAAACGCGGGGTCACCGCATAGTGCAGGCGGCCCTTGCCGTGCCAGCGCTCGATCAGCTCCTTGCTGTCGGCGTAGCCGGACTCCGGCGTATCGGTCAGGTAGTCCGGGGCGTTGCGGTCCATCAGCACCTTGCCGGCGATCATCCGCAGGTTCAGCGCCTGGGCCGCCTCGAAGAAGGCATCCACCGACTGCTTGTGCACGCTGCCGAACACCAGGGCGGTGGTGGTGCCGTTGCGCAGCAGCTCCTTGAGGAAGATGCCGGCCACATCGCCGGCATGGGCCTTGTCGGCGAACTGGCGCTCGGTGGGGAAGGTGTAGGTGTTCAGCCAGTCCAGCAGCTGTTCGCCGTAGGAGGCGATCATGCCGGTCTGCGGGTAATGGATGTGGGTGTCGATGAAGCCGGGGGTGATCAGGGCGTCGCGGTATTCGACGACCTCCACATCCTTGAGCGTGGGCAGCAGCTCGGCGGCATGACCGACCCGGGCGATGTGCCCATCCTCGACCAGCAGCAGGCCATCCTCGAAGTACTCATAGGATTGCTCGACCCCGACCACGGCGGGGTCGGCGAGGCTGTGCAGGATGGCGGCGCGGTAGGCTTTCAGGTGGCTGGACATCTGATACGTCTCGATCTCGGTTGGGTCGGGGCGTCTGCGCCCCTGGCTAAGGTGATGTTGGCGGCGTACCGCCTAGGATTGGGCGCGGCGCGAGCTGGGCAGCAGCTTGGCGATGCTCGGCTGGCCTTTCTTCACGTCCTGACCGAAGGCGGCGTTGTAGGTGGCGATCACCTCGCCGGCGATGGACACGGCGATCTCCACCGGCAGCTTGCCTTTCACCTCGGCCAGGCCCATGGGGCAGCGCATGCGGGCCATCGTCTCGGGGGCGAAGCCGCGCTCGCGCAGGCGGTGTTCGAACTTGACGCGCTTGGTCTGCGAGCCGATCAGGCCGTAGTAGGCGAAATCGTTACGCTTGAGGATGGCGGCGGTCAGCTCCAGGTCGAGCTGGTGATTGTGGGTCATGACGATGTAGTAGCTGCCGGCCGGCATGCTATCGACCTCGTCGACCACCTCGTCGTTGACCACCTTGTCCACCCCGGCGGGAAGCTGTGCGGGGAATTCGTTTTCCCGCGAATCGATCCAGCGTACCTTGCACGGCAGGCTGGCGAGCAGCGGCACCAGGGCGCGGCCGACATGGCCGGCGCCGAACACGGCGATCTGCGCCTGGGGCTGGCCCATGGGCTCGAACAGCAGCACGGTGGCGCCACCGCAGCACTGGCCGAGGCTGGCGCCGAGGCTGAAACGCTCCAGGCGGGTGTCCTGGCTGCGGCTCTCGAGCATCTCGCGGGCCAGTTGCATGGCCTTGTATTCCAGGTGGCCGCCGCCGATGGTCTCGAAGATGCGCTCGGCGGTGACCACCATCTTCGAGCCGGCGTTGCGCGGTGTCGAGCCGCGCTCCTCGATGATGGTCACCAGTACGCAGGGTTGCCCCTGCTGCTGCAGTTCGGCCAATGCGCTGATCCAGCTCATTTGCTCAGCCTCCAGGTCGGCGGCGTCTGTCCCGGGCGCGGCAGGCGCCAGTTGCTCGGCGACGGGTCCAGAATCGGCACCGGCGTCGGGCGTGCGGGTCGGCTATTGGGTTCGGTGTGTTTTGTCATTGTTTTACACCCGTTTCGTTCAGGTCGTGGAGCGGATGTCGCTTGGCCCATCCGCCCCACGAGAGTTGGCGTTATGCCGGCTCGGCCTCGCTAGCGGCGGCGGCTTTGGCCGTCTGCTGCAGCTTCCTCATCTGCTCCACGCCCCAGAGCACGCGCTCCGGGGTGGCCGGGGCGTCGATCAGCGGCTGTACCCGGTAGTCGGCCAGGCTGGCCACCGCGTCCTTGATCGCACACCACACGGCGATGCCGAGCATGAATGGCGGCTCGCCCACGGCCTTGGAGTGGAACACCGTGTCTTCCGGATTCTTGCGGTTCTCCACCAGCTTGACCCGCAGGTCCAGGGGCATGTCGGCGATGGCCGGGATCTTGTAGCTGGCCGGGCCATTGGTCATCAGCTTGCCCCTGGCGTTCCACACCAGCTCTTCCATGGTCAGCCAGCCCATGCCCTGGACGAAGGCGCCCTCGACCTGGCCGATGTCGATGGCCGGGTTCAGCGAGGCGCCGACGTCGTGCAGGATGTCGGTGCGCAGCATCTTGTATTCGCCGGTCAGGGTGTCGACCAGCACCTCGGCGCAGGCGGCGCCGTAGGCGAAGTAGTAGAAGGGCCGGCCGGCGGCCTTGTCGCGGTCGTAGTAGATCTTCGGCGTGCGGTAGAAGCCGGTGCTGGAGAGCGAGACCTGGGCGAAGTAGGCCTTCTGGATCAGCTCCTCGAACGACAGGTACTGGTCGCGCACCCGCACCTGGCCGTTGCGGAATTCCACGTCTTCCGGGGTGACCTTGTACTCGCGCACCAGGAAGTCCACCAGGCGCTGCTTGATGGTCTCGGCGGCGTTCTGCGCGGCCTTGCCGTTGAGGTCGGCGCCGCTGGAGGCCGCGGTCGGCGAGGTGTTGGGCACCTTGTCGGTGTTGGTCGCGGTGATCTGGATGCGCGAGATATCGACCTGGAACACCTCGGCGACCACCTGGGCGACCTTGGTGTTGAGGCCCTGGCCCATCTCGGTGCCGCCGTGGTTCAAATGGATGCTGCCGTCGGTGTAGACATGGATCAGCGCGCCGGCCTGGTTGAGGAAGGTGGCGGTGAAGCTGATGCCGAATTTCACCGGGGTCAGCGCCAGGCCCTTCTTCAATACCGGGCTGTTTGCGTTGAAGGCGCGGATGGCTTCGCGGCGCTGGGCATACTCGGCGCTGGCCTCCAGTTCGGCGGTCATCTCGGCGAGCATGTTGTGCTCGACGGTCTGGTGGTAGTGGGTGACGTTGCGCTCCTCCTTGCCGTAGTAGTTGCGCTTGCGTACCTCCAGCGGGTCCTTGCCGAGCGTGCGGGCGACGTGGTCCATCACCTGCTCGATGGCGACCATGCCCTGGGGGCCGCCGAAGCCGCGGTAGGCGGTGTTGGAGGCGGTGTTGGTCTTGCAGCGATGGCCGTTGATGGTGGCGTTGCCGAGGAAGTAGGCGTTGTCGGAGTGGAACATCGCGCGGTCGACGATGGAACCGGACAGGTCCGGCGAATAGCCGCAATTGCCGGCCAGCTCCATCTGGATGCCGTGCAGCAGGCCGTCGTCGTCGAAGCCCACGTCGTACTCGACATAGAAGGGGTGGCGCTTGCCGGTGATGCTCATGTCTTCCATGCGCGGCAGGCGCATCTTGGTCGGCCGCCCGGTGAGGTGGGCGATCACCGCACAGAGGCAGGCCGGACCGGCGGCCTGAGTTTCCTTGCCGCCGAAGCCGCCGCCCATGCGGCGCATGTCGATGACGATCTTGTGCATGGGCACGCCGAGCACCTCGGCGACCAGTTTCTGCACTTCGGTGGCGTTCTGCGTCGAGGTGTAGACGATCATGCCGCCATCTTCGGTAGGCATCACCGAGGAGATCTGCGTCTCCAGGTAGAAGTGCTCCTGACCGCCGATATGCAGCTTGCCCTGCAGGCGGTGCGGTGCGCTGCTCAGGGCCGCGGCGGAGTCGCCGATGCGGTGCTGGTGGCTGTCCAGCACGAAATGCTTCTTGCGCAGCGCTTCTTCCACGTCGAGCACCGGCTCCAGGTCCTCGTACTCGACGATGGCCGCCATGGCCGCCTTGCGTGCGGTCTCCAGGCTGTCGGCGCCGACCGCGAGCACCACCTGGCCAACGTATTCGACCTTGCCGTCGGCCAGCAGCGGGTCGCCGGCCACCACCGGGCCGATGTCCAGCTGGCCGGGCACGTCCTGGGCGGTGATGGCGATGGCCACCCCGGGAATCGCGTAGCAGGGGCTGGTGTCGATCCTGACGATGCGCGCGTGGGCGCGGTCGCTCATGCGCGCATAGACATGCAACTGGTTGGGGAATTCCAGACGGTCGTCGACGTAGACCGCCTCGCCGGACACGTGCTTCTCGGCGCTCTCGTGCTTGACGCTGCGGCCGACCCCGGTGGTGATGCCGGCGCGGAACAGTTCGGCCAGCTCGGCCTGGGTCTTCGGGGTAGTGTGATGGTTAGACATAGGCGGTCACCCGGGTTTCGACTTCGGGAGCGTTGAGCTCGAGGAAGAATTTGCGCAACAGGTTCTGCGCGGTGAGCAGGCGATATTCCTTGCTGGCGCGGAAGTCGCTGAGCGGGGTGAAGTCCTCGGCCAGGGCGGTGCAGGCGCGCTCGATGACCTCTGGATACCAGCCGGCGCCGACCAGCGCGGCCTCGCAGGCGGCGGCACGCTTGGGGATGGCGGCCATGCCGCCGAAGGCGATGCGGGCTTCGCGCACCACACCGTCCTCGATCACCAGGTTGAAGGCGGCGCAGACGGCGGAGATATCGTCGTCCAGGCGCTTGGACACCTTGTAGGCGCGGAACGCCTGGTTGGCCCGGGCGCGCGGCACGACGATCTTCTCGATAAACTCGGCTTCCTCGCGGGCGGTGACCTTGTAGTCGAGGAAGTAGTCCTCCAGGGCCAGGGTGCGGGTGCTGTTGCCCTTGCGCAGGACGATCTGTGCGCCCAGGGCGATCAGCAGCGGCGGGGCGTCGCCGATGGGCGAGGCGTTGCCGATATTGCCGCCCAGGGTGCCCTGGTTGCGGATCTGCAGCGAGGCGAAGCGGTGCAACAGCTCGCCGAAGTCCGGGTACTCCTTGGCCAGGGCGGCGTAGCAGTCGGACAGGGCGGTAGCGGCGCCGATCTCGATGCTGTCGGCGGTCACGTCCACCCGTTTCATCGACTCGATATGACCGACGTAGATCATCACCGGCAGTTCGCGATGGAACTGGGTGACTTCCAGGGCCAGGTCGGTGCCACCGGCGAGCAGGCGTGCCTGCGGGTTGGCGGCGTAGAGGTCGGCCAGATCGGCGACGGTCAGCGGCAGCAGGCAACGCTTGTCGCCACTGTTCAGCTCGGCGGTCTCGCGCGGGGCGATGGCCTTCAGTTGGGCCACGGTCTCGGCCTCGAAGGCGTCGAACTGGTCGGGTTGCTTCTGGCAGCAGGCCTGTTCGGCGGCGTCGATGATCGGCCGGTAGCCGGTGCAGCGGCACAGGTTGCCGGCCAGGGCTTCGAGGGTCTGCCCCTTGTCGAAGCCGGTGGAATTCTTCTGCAGGGCGAACAGCGACATGACGAAACCGGGGGTGCAGAAGCCGCATTGCGAGCCATGGCAGTCGACCATGGCCTGTTGCACGCTGTGCAGCCTGCCCTGGTGCTTGAGGTCTTCGACGGTGATCAGCTGCTTGCCGTGCAGGCTGGAGACGAAGGTCAGGCAGGAGTTCAGGGTGCGGTAGCGGATGCGTTCGCCGTCCAGTTCGCCGACCACCACGGTGCAGGCGCCGCAGTCGCCGGAGGCGCAACCTTCTTTGGTGCCGGGCTTGCCGAGGTGCTCGCGCAGGTAGTTGAGCACGGTGACATTAGGATCGAGTCGCTGCTCTGTGCGCAGCTCCCGGTTGAGTAAAAACTGGATCAAGGACGACCTCCAGGCACTTTATTGTTCTTTACGAGCGACTCGTAGCGGGCGGACGAATAACGGTTGCGCGGCATTTCCGCCCGTTCTGTCATGGGGCAAATCTAGAGTTTTCTGACTTTTGGGTCAACAAATATTTGACCCGCTGGTCAGGAGGTTGTCATGCGATTCGGTTATGAGGCGAACCGCGCGCGCTGGATCTAGTTAGAGGCTAGCCCGTTCCATGACGCTGACCTCCGAATCCGAGGGGCGGGCCGAGCCGGGCCGGCGGTGCAGTCGGGTGTCAGGGTGCGCGCGTCCGTCCCTTCGTGCCATTGGCCACCGGGCGCCCTGTGCTACACTCGCGCCCCGCGCCAGCCTCTCCAGCGCCGGCACGGCGGGGCTATGGCGTCGTTATCGTCTGCCCCGCAAGGTCCATGGAGCCCAAGGAAAATCATGACGTTCAAGGCCTCGGACAGCCTCGCCGAACAGATCGCCCATTACCTCGCGGAACGCATCATTCGTGGTGAGATGAAGGCGTGCGAGCGGATTCAGGAGCAGAAGGTCACCCAGGCGCTCAACGTCAGCCGCGGTTCGGTGCGCGAGGCCTTGCTGATACTCGAGCGCCGTCACCTGGTGGTGATCCTGCCGCGCCGCGGCGCCCAGGTCAGCGAACTGACGCCGCACAAGGTCAAGAGCCTGTATGCCTTGGTCATGGAGCTGTATATCCTCCTGGCCCGCGCCGTGGCCGACGGCTGGCGAGACGACGGCGACCTCGCGCCTTTCCTGGCCATCCAGCAGCGGCTGATGGAGAGCCAGCGCAACGAGGACATAGACGCCTTCGTCGAGCACAGCTTCGATGTCATGCGCCTGGCCTTTCCCTTCGCCGACAACCCCTATCTGCAGGAAACCGTGGAGAACCTGCTGCCGGCGATCAGCCGCACCTATCACCTGGCGCTGGAACGGCGCAAAGGCGAGATGGCGCAGTTTCTCGAGATATTCGCCCAGTTGCTGCAGGCGATAGTCGAGCGCGATCACGGGCGCGCCCGCGAGCTGCTGCTCGGCTACGGCGAGCACAACTGCCAACTGGTCCTGGCGACCCTGGCCGAGCGTTAACCCATGCGCCTGAAGTGCATCAAGCTGGCCGGCTTCAAGTCCTTCGTCGACCCGACCACCGTGAGCTTTCCGAGCAACATGGCGGCGGTGGTGGGGCCCAATGGCTGCGGCAAGTCCAATATCATCGACGCCGTTCGCTGGGTGATGGGCGAAAGTTCGGCGAAGAACCTCCGGGGCGAGTCGATGACCGACGTCATCTTCAACGGCTCCAACACACGCAAGCCGGTGACCCAGGCCAGCATCGAACTGGTCTTCGACAACTCCGATGCCACCCTGGTGGGCGAATACGCCGGCTATAACGAGATTTCCATCCGCCGCCGGGTGACCCGCGACAGCCAGAACACCTATTTCCTCAACGGCACCAAGTGCCGTCGCCGCGACATCACCGACATCTTCCTGGGTACCGGCCTGGGCCCGCGCAGCTACTCGATCATCGAGCAGGGCATGATCAGCAAGCTGATCGAGGCCAAGCCCGAGGACCTGCGCAACTTCATCGAGGAGGCCGCCGGCATCTCCA contains the following coding sequences:
- the guaD gene encoding guanine deaminase — encoded protein: MSSHLKAYRAAILHSLADPAVVGVEQSYEYFEDGLLLVEDGHIARVGHAAELLPTLKDVEVVEYRDALITPGFIDTHIHYPQTGMIASYGEQLLDWLNTYTFPTERQFADKAHAGDVAGIFLKELLRNGTTTALVFGSVHKQSVDAFFEAAQALNLRMIAGKVLMDRNAPDYLTDTPESGYADSKELIERWHGKGRLHYAVTPRFAPTSTPEQLALAGKLFNEYPDLYMHTHLSENRKEIEWVKALFPERQGYLDVYDHHRLIGARSVFAHGVHLCDEECRRLAETGSAVAFCPTSNLFLGSGLFDLNKLEAHGVRVGLGTDVGAGTSFSQLQSLNEAYKVMQLQGKKLDPFKSLYLATLGGANALYLDDKIGNFASGKDADFVVLDYNATPLISYRMQQAKTLAEKLFALTMLGDDRAVKETYAAGQSVHRRD
- the xdhC gene encoding xanthine dehydrogenase accessory protein XdhC, which codes for MSWISALAELQQQGQPCVLVTIIEERGSTPRNAGSKMVVTAERIFETIGGGHLEYKAMQLAREMLESRSQDTRLERFSLGASLGQCCGGATVLLFEPMGQPQAQIAVFGAGHVGRALVPLLASLPCKVRWIDSRENEFPAQLPAGVDKVVNDEVVDEVDSMPAGSYYIVMTHNHQLDLELTAAILKRNDFAYYGLIGSQTKRVKFEHRLRERGFAPETMARMRCPMGLAEVKGKLPVEIAVSIAGEVIATYNAAFGQDVKKGQPSIAKLLPSSRRAQS
- the xdhB gene encoding xanthine dehydrogenase molybdopterin binding subunit; the encoded protein is MSNHHTTPKTQAELAELFRAGITTGVGRSVKHESAEKHVSGEAVYVDDRLEFPNQLHVYARMSDRAHARIVRIDTSPCYAIPGVAIAITAQDVPGQLDIGPVVAGDPLLADGKVEYVGQVVLAVGADSLETARKAAMAAIVEYEDLEPVLDVEEALRKKHFVLDSHQHRIGDSAAALSSAPHRLQGKLHIGGQEHFYLETQISSVMPTEDGGMIVYTSTQNATEVQKLVAEVLGVPMHKIVIDMRRMGGGFGGKETQAAGPACLCAVIAHLTGRPTKMRLPRMEDMSITGKRHPFYVEYDVGFDDDGLLHGIQMELAGNCGYSPDLSGSIVDRAMFHSDNAYFLGNATINGHRCKTNTASNTAYRGFGGPQGMVAIEQVMDHVARTLGKDPLEVRKRNYYGKEERNVTHYHQTVEHNMLAEMTAELEASAEYAQRREAIRAFNANSPVLKKGLALTPVKFGISFTATFLNQAGALIHVYTDGSIHLNHGGTEMGQGLNTKVAQVVAEVFQVDISRIQITATNTDKVPNTSPTAASSGADLNGKAAQNAAETIKQRLVDFLVREYKVTPEDVEFRNGQVRVRDQYLSFEELIQKAYFAQVSLSSTGFYRTPKIYYDRDKAAGRPFYYFAYGAACAEVLVDTLTGEYKMLRTDILHDVGASLNPAIDIGQVEGAFVQGMGWLTMEELVWNARGKLMTNGPASYKIPAIADMPLDLRVKLVENRKNPEDTVFHSKAVGEPPFMLGIAVWCAIKDAVASLADYRVQPLIDAPATPERVLWGVEQMRKLQQTAKAAAASEAEPA
- the xdhA gene encoding xanthine dehydrogenase small subunit, yielding MIQFLLNRELRTEQRLDPNVTVLNYLREHLGKPGTKEGCASGDCGACTVVVGELDGERIRYRTLNSCLTFVSSLHGKQLITVEDLKHQGRLHSVQQAMVDCHGSQCGFCTPGFVMSLFALQKNSTGFDKGQTLEALAGNLCRCTGYRPIIDAAEQACCQKQPDQFDAFEAETVAQLKAIAPRETAELNSGDKRCLLPLTVADLADLYAANPQARLLAGGTDLALEVTQFHRELPVMIYVGHIESMKRVDVTADSIEIGAATALSDCYAALAKEYPDFGELLHRFASLQIRNQGTLGGNIGNASPIGDAPPLLIALGAQIVLRKGNSTRTLALEDYFLDYKVTAREEAEFIEKIVVPRARANQAFRAYKVSKRLDDDISAVCAAFNLVIEDGVVREARIAFGGMAAIPKRAAACEAALVGAGWYPEVIERACTALAEDFTPLSDFRASKEYRLLTAQNLLRKFFLELNAPEVETRVTAYV
- a CDS encoding GntR family transcriptional regulator; protein product: MTFKASDSLAEQIAHYLAERIIRGEMKACERIQEQKVTQALNVSRGSVREALLILERRHLVVILPRRGAQVSELTPHKVKSLYALVMELYILLARAVADGWRDDGDLAPFLAIQQRLMESQRNEDIDAFVEHSFDVMRLAFPFADNPYLQETVENLLPAISRTYHLALERRKGEMAQFLEIFAQLLQAIVERDHGRARELLLGYGEHNCQLVLATLAER